The Urbifossiella limnaea genome has a window encoding:
- a CDS encoding cellulase family glycosylhydrolase has product MVCFTSLVTLALVAPLASASDPPRVVVSKDGKGFVRTPGGEAFRPWGFNYDHDPTGRLIEDYWADEWDRVERDFKSMAGLGANVVRVHLQFGRFMTGAETPDARNLERLGKLLDLAARERLYLNLTGLGCYHKADVPAWYDRLDEAERWAAQARFWTAVAGRCKGRSVVFCYDLMNEPVVPGGRRAAGDWLGPAFGGKHFVQFVSLDQKDRPRPDVARAWTKHLTAAVRAADPDALVTVGLVDWSLDRKGLTSGFVPARVAPELDFVSVHLYPEAGKLDDALKTLDGFDVGKPVVVEETFPLRCSPAELGRFVERAGPRAAGWFGFYWGQPPAELRRSREIKDALILGWLELFERVARSKK; this is encoded by the coding sequence ATGGTCTGCTTCACATCCCTTGTCACCCTCGCCCTCGTCGCACCACTTGCGTCCGCCTCCGACCCGCCACGCGTGGTGGTGTCGAAGGATGGAAAGGGTTTCGTGCGCACGCCCGGCGGCGAGGCGTTCCGTCCGTGGGGCTTCAACTACGACCACGACCCGACCGGCCGGCTGATCGAGGACTACTGGGCCGACGAGTGGGACCGCGTCGAGCGCGACTTCAAGTCGATGGCCGGGCTTGGCGCGAACGTGGTCCGCGTCCACCTCCAGTTCGGCCGGTTCATGACCGGCGCCGAGACGCCCGACGCCAGGAACCTGGAGCGCCTCGGCAAACTCCTCGACCTGGCGGCCCGCGAGCGGCTGTACCTCAACCTCACGGGGCTGGGCTGCTACCACAAGGCCGACGTGCCCGCGTGGTACGACCGGCTCGACGAGGCGGAGCGGTGGGCGGCGCAAGCCCGCTTCTGGACGGCCGTCGCGGGCCGGTGCAAGGGGCGGTCGGTGGTCTTCTGCTACGACCTGATGAACGAGCCGGTCGTGCCCGGCGGCCGGCGCGCGGCCGGCGACTGGCTCGGCCCGGCCTTCGGCGGCAAACACTTCGTGCAGTTCGTGTCGCTCGACCAGAAAGACCGCCCTCGGCCGGACGTGGCGCGGGCGTGGACTAAGCACCTGACCGCGGCCGTACGTGCAGCCGACCCCGACGCACTGGTGACGGTCGGCCTCGTGGACTGGAGCCTGGACCGCAAGGGACTGACATCGGGCTTCGTGCCGGCGCGGGTGGCGCCCGAACTCGACTTCGTGTCCGTCCATCTCTACCCGGAGGCGGGCAAGCTCGACGACGCGCTCAAGACTCTGGACGGCTTCGACGTCGGGAAGCCGGTCGTCGTCGAGGAGACGTTCCCGCTGCGGTGCTCGCCGGCGGAGCTGGGCCGGTTCGTCGAGCGCGCGGGCCCGCGGGCGGCCGGGTGGTTCGGGTTCTACTGGGGTCAGCCGCCGGCGGAGTTGCGGCGATCCCGCGAGATCAAGGACGCCCTGATACTGGGCTGGCTGGAACTGTTCGAGCGGGTGGCGAGAAGCAAGAAGTGA
- a CDS encoding FHA domain-containing protein: MSSCPTCLTALPDGAAGCARCGAFSPGSPLLVTVALSPGVACLDSRYPADSRPPVTPAPDRTLAPATVLVNTSGDARVTVTPAPAGSPDRPTIFAVPPPPPPAFVVKLRVIRGLRIGAEYPVYPGRNIIGRFADKPVDVDLTAIEPDGQVWSSRRHACLTLDRSVLVVEDLNSLNGTWVNGARLRAGGALPLKAGDVIQIGVAQLRVDVEAAPPPG, translated from the coding sequence ATGTCCAGTTGTCCGACGTGCCTGACGGCACTTCCCGACGGGGCCGCCGGCTGCGCCCGCTGTGGCGCATTCTCCCCGGGATCACCGCTGCTCGTCACCGTGGCACTCAGCCCCGGCGTCGCCTGCCTCGACTCCCGCTACCCGGCCGACTCGCGGCCGCCAGTCACCCCGGCCCCCGACCGCACACTGGCCCCTGCCACCGTACTCGTCAACACGAGCGGTGACGCGCGAGTCACTGTGACCCCGGCCCCCGCCGGGTCGCCCGACCGGCCGACGATCTTCGCGGTCCCTCCGCCGCCGCCGCCCGCGTTCGTCGTGAAGCTGCGGGTGATCCGCGGGCTTCGGATCGGGGCGGAATACCCCGTCTACCCGGGCCGGAACATCATCGGTCGGTTCGCGGACAAGCCGGTGGACGTTGATCTGACGGCGATCGAGCCCGACGGCCAGGTGTGGAGCTCGCGCCGCCACGCCTGCCTGACCCTTGACCGGTCAGTGCTCGTCGTCGAGGATTTAAACAGCCTGAACGGAACGTGGGTGAACGGCGCCCGCCTCCGCGCCGGCGGGGCGCTGCCGCTGAAGGCCGGCGACGTGATCCAGATCGGCGTCGCTCAACTCCGCGTGGACGTGGAAGCCGCCCCGCCGCCGGGCTGA
- the pfp gene encoding diphosphate--fructose-6-phosphate 1-phosphotransferase: MAESSRGKLAIVTGGGPAPGINGVISSVTIEAINQGLEVIGFTDGFKNLVLGDASAARPLTIPDVAPYYHRGGSILGTSRTNPAKKPEDLARVISTLQGLGVKYLVTVGGDDTAFGGSQVYKQCNGAIKVAHVPKTIDNDLPLPPGVPTFGFETARHYGVQVASNVREDAKTTTRWYMIVCMGRAAGHLALGVGKASAATVTIIAEEFRGKPVTLKLVCDILIGSMIKRKAQGRGYGLAILSEGLLESIGEAGLLAAMWDLMPAALVAELKRRSTKEQDEALAEYLGRFGNVERDAFGHLRLGEIEFGRMVRALLSKRLDVLGLKTTIVDKDLGYELRCADPIPFDAEYTRNLGYGAVKFLLSPEADKYGAIVSFLEGKLVPLKFEDMINPKTQRMRPRLVDVDAENYECARRYMIRLEPADFSDPERLQKLAAVVKLTPEKFREEFGHVVE; this comes from the coding sequence ATGGCCGAGTCGAGCCGCGGCAAGTTGGCGATCGTCACCGGCGGGGGGCCGGCCCCCGGCATTAACGGGGTCATCAGCTCGGTCACCATCGAGGCCATCAACCAGGGGCTGGAGGTGATCGGCTTCACCGACGGGTTCAAGAACCTCGTCCTCGGCGACGCCTCCGCCGCCCGGCCGCTGACCATCCCGGACGTGGCCCCGTACTACCACCGCGGCGGCTCCATCCTCGGCACCAGCCGGACGAACCCGGCCAAGAAGCCGGAAGACCTCGCCCGCGTCATCAGCACCCTCCAGGGGCTCGGCGTAAAGTACCTGGTCACGGTCGGCGGCGACGACACGGCGTTCGGCGGCAGCCAGGTGTACAAGCAGTGCAACGGGGCCATCAAGGTGGCGCACGTGCCGAAGACGATCGACAACGACCTGCCGCTGCCGCCGGGCGTGCCGACGTTCGGGTTCGAGACGGCCCGGCACTACGGCGTGCAGGTGGCCAGCAACGTCCGCGAGGACGCCAAGACGACGACGCGGTGGTACATGATCGTGTGCATGGGCCGCGCCGCGGGGCACCTCGCGCTCGGCGTCGGCAAGGCGTCCGCCGCCACGGTCACGATCATCGCCGAGGAGTTCCGCGGCAAGCCGGTCACCCTCAAACTCGTGTGCGACATCCTGATCGGCTCCATGATCAAGCGGAAGGCCCAGGGCCGCGGGTACGGCCTGGCCATTCTTTCCGAGGGACTGCTGGAGTCGATCGGCGAGGCCGGCCTGCTCGCCGCCATGTGGGACCTGATGCCCGCGGCCCTCGTCGCGGAGCTGAAGCGGCGGAGCACGAAGGAGCAGGACGAGGCACTGGCCGAGTACCTGGGGCGGTTCGGCAACGTCGAGCGCGACGCCTTCGGCCACCTCCGGCTCGGCGAGATCGAGTTCGGCCGCATGGTCCGAGCCCTGCTGTCGAAGCGGCTCGACGTGCTGGGGCTCAAGACGACCATCGTGGACAAGGACCTCGGGTACGAGCTGCGCTGCGCCGACCCGATCCCGTTCGACGCCGAGTACACCCGCAACCTCGGGTACGGGGCGGTGAAGTTCCTGCTGTCGCCGGAGGCGGACAAGTACGGGGCGATCGTCAGCTTCCTCGAGGGGAAGCTGGTGCCGCTGAAGTTCGAGGACATGATCAACCCGAAGACGCAGCGGATGCGGCCGCGGCTGGTGGACGTGGACGCCGAGAACTACGAGTGTGCCCGCCGCTACATGATCCGCCTGGAGCCGGCCGACTTCTCCGACCCCGAGCGGCTCCAGAAGCTGGCTGCGGTGGTGAAGCTCACGCCGGAGAAGTTCCGCGAGGAGTTCGGACACGTCGTCGAGTAG
- a CDS encoding Glu/Leu/Phe/Val family dehydrogenase, whose amino-acid sequence MASDNLYDSSPVYRMAAEQLRAVAAAIDLDPGIAARLAVPKRSLITGFPVRMDDGATRIFMGYRVQHSLTSGPSKGGLRYAPSVDLGEVAALAMWMSWKCGIMNLPFAGAKGGITCDPAALSAGEKERVTRRFTEEVLSIIGPRVDVMAPDVGTDEQTMAWIMDTYSMKIGYAVPEVVTGKPVELGGCMGRREATGRGVVYCVRAALDELHIDPVGATAVVQGFGNVGSVTCEELNKIGTKVVAIGDRYGAIRNAKGIDVAALSRHVNAPANTRRTVVGFAGADEIAADDLLTTECTVLVPAAMERVVTETVAGKLRCRVLAEGANGPTTPNADAVLAASDIYIIPDVLCNAGGVTVSYFEWVQDIQQFMWSEEDVNHELRKLMMQAFTRVRKQAVERKLSNRLAALSLGVQKVATEKLKRGLFP is encoded by the coding sequence ATGGCCTCCGACAACCTGTACGACTCGTCGCCGGTGTACCGGATGGCCGCGGAACAGCTCCGGGCCGTCGCCGCGGCGATCGACCTGGACCCCGGCATCGCCGCCCGGCTGGCCGTCCCCAAGCGCTCGCTCATCACCGGCTTCCCGGTCCGCATGGACGACGGCGCCACCCGCATCTTCATGGGCTACCGCGTCCAGCACTCGCTCACCAGCGGCCCGAGCAAGGGCGGCCTTCGCTACGCCCCGTCCGTGGACCTGGGCGAAGTCGCGGCGCTGGCCATGTGGATGAGCTGGAAGTGCGGCATCATGAACCTGCCGTTCGCCGGCGCCAAGGGCGGCATCACCTGCGACCCGGCGGCACTGAGCGCCGGCGAGAAGGAGCGCGTCACCCGGCGGTTCACCGAGGAAGTGCTGTCCATCATCGGCCCGCGGGTGGACGTGATGGCCCCGGACGTGGGCACCGACGAGCAGACGATGGCGTGGATCATGGACACCTATTCGATGAAGATCGGGTACGCGGTCCCCGAGGTGGTGACCGGCAAGCCGGTGGAACTCGGCGGCTGCATGGGCCGCCGCGAGGCCACCGGCCGCGGCGTGGTATACTGCGTCCGCGCGGCCCTCGACGAACTCCACATCGACCCCGTCGGCGCGACCGCCGTCGTGCAGGGCTTCGGCAACGTCGGCTCGGTGACGTGCGAGGAGCTGAACAAGATCGGCACGAAAGTCGTGGCGATCGGCGACCGCTACGGCGCGATCCGCAACGCGAAGGGGATCGACGTCGCCGCCCTGTCCAGGCACGTCAACGCGCCGGCGAACACCCGCCGGACGGTGGTCGGCTTCGCGGGCGCGGACGAGATCGCGGCGGACGACCTGCTCACGACGGAGTGCACGGTGCTGGTGCCGGCGGCCATGGAGCGCGTCGTCACGGAGACCGTGGCGGGAAAGCTCCGCTGCCGGGTGCTGGCCGAGGGGGCGAACGGGCCGACGACGCCGAACGCGGACGCCGTGTTGGCGGCGTCGGACATTTACATCATCCCGGACGTGCTGTGCAACGCCGGCGGTGTTACGGTGAGCTACTTCGAGTGGGTGCAGGACATCCAGCAGTTCATGTGGAGTGAGGAGGACGTGAACCACGAGCTGCGGAAGCTGATGATGCAGGCCTTCACCCGCGTCCGCAAGCAGGCGGTCGAGCGGAAGCTGTCGAACCGGCTGGCGGCGCTGAGCCTCGGCGTGCAGAAGGTCGCCACCGAGAAGTTGAAGCGCGGCCTCTTCCCGTAA
- a CDS encoding L-threonylcarbamoyladenylate synthase, which yields MDPDNPDPALIERAAAVIRAGGLVAFPTETVYGLGANALDAAAVGRIFAAKGRPATNPVIVHVADVSDAVNVTAEWPATAGALAARFWPGPLTLVLPRGPAVPDVVTAGGPTVAVRCPAHPVARALIRAAGVPIAAPSANRSTELSPTRAEHVVKGLAGRIDLILDGGRCQGGIESTVVDMTGTRVRVLRPGLITSPMLEAVVGSIDSQREPSTSTIARSPGQMAKHYSPHTPVVLVAPGAEQRYGERVGLLQNMPDCPTAYAAVLYDRLHELDWEGYERIVIELPPDTADWAGVRDRLMRAAE from the coding sequence GTGGACCCGGACAACCCCGACCCGGCGCTGATCGAGCGGGCCGCCGCCGTCATCCGCGCCGGCGGGTTGGTCGCGTTCCCGACCGAGACGGTGTACGGCCTCGGGGCCAACGCCCTCGACGCGGCCGCGGTCGGCCGCATCTTCGCCGCGAAGGGCCGGCCGGCGACGAACCCGGTCATCGTTCACGTGGCCGACGTGAGTGACGCTGTAAACGTTACCGCCGAATGGCCGGCAACGGCGGGCGCGCTCGCCGCACGCTTCTGGCCCGGACCTCTCACGCTCGTGCTGCCGCGCGGGCCGGCCGTGCCGGATGTCGTCACCGCCGGCGGGCCGACGGTCGCGGTTCGCTGCCCGGCGCACCCGGTGGCGCGGGCGCTGATCCGGGCTGCGGGAGTTCCGATCGCGGCGCCGAGTGCCAATCGAAGCACGGAACTTTCGCCGACGCGGGCCGAACACGTGGTGAAGGGGCTGGCGGGGCGAATCGATCTGATCCTGGACGGCGGGCGTTGCCAGGGCGGGATCGAATCCACTGTCGTGGATATGACCGGTACGCGAGTCCGCGTGCTGCGACCGGGATTGATCACTTCGCCGATGCTGGAAGCGGTCGTCGGTTCCATCGACTCGCAACGCGAACCATCCACGAGCACAATCGCCCGTTCGCCCGGTCAGATGGCAAAGCACTACAGCCCGCACACGCCGGTTGTGCTCGTGGCTCCGGGAGCCGAGCAACGATACGGCGAACGTGTGGGGCTGCTTCAGAACATGCCCGATTGCCCAACTGCCTACGCAGCTGTGCTATACGACCGACTGCACGAATTAGACTGGGAGGGTTACGAGCGAATCGTCATCGAGTTGCCGCCGGACACCGCGGACTGGGCGGGCGTGCGCGATCGACTGATGCGGGCCGCGGAGTAG
- a CDS encoding tetratricopeptide repeat protein has product MPDTPALPPPTAEQKRIATDSFTRAKEAIASGGLDYAINLLLTCCKLDPANYFYRQTLRKTQKEKYGNNLRGSRFAFFTTPRWKAKAKSAKRGRDYTRVLEHGEQVLCRNPWDVGIQMDMSEAFDALGLADLAVFSLDQARQKNPKDATLNRALARLFEKRGDFQKAIVLWQMVREVAPNDVEAAHKAKDLAASETIKRGQYVEAASGSKESPVIGRIEARATESKERGTREAEPLRRRIEAEPTEPSLYIQLANTYRKYNQDDRARATLQQGLGPTGNNYQIQLALMDLDLAPVRKNLELAEGRLKKLRERMKDPDRDKSEDDEPLTEGELVTLRGKLTKEVNAREIELYRLKADRTPTDLSQRYELGVRLMKAELYDEAIAELQQARKEERLKWRAGLSLGLCFRKRNNWRLAQRNFEEALAAVPESEERGRKELLFELATGAAEQDDLARAIDLGHELANLDYSFKGIGKLLDDWNDRLQNA; this is encoded by the coding sequence ATGCCCGACACGCCCGCCCTTCCCCCTCCCACCGCCGAGCAGAAGCGCATCGCCACCGACAGCTTCACCCGGGCGAAGGAGGCCATCGCGTCGGGCGGGCTCGACTACGCCATCAACCTGCTCCTCACCTGCTGCAAGCTCGACCCGGCGAACTACTTCTACCGCCAGACGCTCCGCAAGACGCAGAAGGAGAAGTACGGCAACAACCTGCGCGGCAGCCGGTTCGCGTTCTTCACCACGCCGCGGTGGAAGGCCAAGGCCAAGTCCGCCAAGCGAGGCCGCGATTACACCCGCGTGCTGGAGCACGGCGAACAGGTGCTGTGCCGCAACCCGTGGGACGTGGGCATCCAGATGGACATGTCCGAGGCGTTCGACGCCCTCGGGCTCGCCGACCTGGCCGTGTTCAGCCTCGATCAGGCACGCCAGAAGAACCCCAAGGACGCCACCCTGAACCGCGCGCTGGCCCGGCTGTTCGAGAAGCGCGGCGACTTCCAGAAGGCCATCGTGCTGTGGCAGATGGTGCGCGAGGTGGCCCCGAACGACGTGGAGGCCGCCCACAAGGCGAAGGACCTGGCGGCCAGTGAGACGATCAAGCGCGGGCAGTACGTCGAGGCCGCGAGCGGCTCCAAGGAGTCGCCGGTGATCGGGCGGATCGAGGCGCGGGCGACCGAGAGCAAGGAGCGCGGCACCCGCGAGGCCGAGCCGCTACGCCGCCGCATCGAGGCGGAGCCGACCGAGCCGTCGCTGTACATCCAGCTCGCCAACACCTATCGCAAGTACAACCAGGACGACCGCGCCCGCGCCACCCTGCAACAGGGGCTCGGCCCGACCGGCAACAACTATCAGATTCAACTCGCGCTGATGGACCTGGACCTGGCCCCGGTCCGCAAGAACCTGGAGCTGGCCGAGGGGCGGCTGAAGAAACTCCGCGAGCGGATGAAGGACCCGGACCGCGACAAGTCGGAGGACGACGAGCCCCTGACGGAGGGCGAGTTGGTGACGCTCCGCGGCAAGCTGACGAAGGAAGTGAACGCCCGCGAGATCGAGCTGTACCGGCTGAAGGCCGACCGCACACCGACGGACCTGTCGCAGCGGTACGAGCTGGGCGTGCGGCTGATGAAGGCCGAGCTTTACGACGAGGCCATCGCCGAGTTGCAGCAGGCCCGCAAGGAGGAGCGGCTGAAGTGGCGGGCGGGCCTTTCGCTGGGGCTGTGCTTCCGCAAGCGGAACAACTGGCGGCTGGCGCAGCGGAACTTCGAGGAGGCGCTCGCCGCGGTGCCCGAGTCGGAGGAGCGCGGGCGGAAGGAGTTACTGTTCGAGCTGGCGACAGGCGCGGCCGAGCAGGACGACCTGGCGCGGGCGATCGACCTGGGGCACGAGCTGGCGAACCTGGACTACTCGTTCAAGGGGATCGGCAAGCTGCTGGACGACTGGAACGACCGGCTGCAGAACGCGTAG
- a CDS encoding DUF429 domain-containing protein, whose amino-acid sequence MRVPDFAVVYGVDFSGAKLAGRNIWIARIEPRRRGRPVLTALDRLEDIAGTAKRAPALAHLVDLVAASESALWGFDCPFGLPVELFPSTAEWLHQFDFLREWGDEAYACGLECIRRALLVGDRMHLRRTTDTDAKAPFDGYHYRMIYQTFYGMRDVVQPLTRVPGTAILPFHYRKLGRAKRVLVECCPGSVLKKLGLPHQNYKQPEGGPLTRKRLRTRHALHTALDELVRIDERFRRVMMRNPGADALDAVIAAVGAARAVAAADHAAIARHPRYPREGHLYV is encoded by the coding sequence ATGCGCGTTCCCGACTTCGCGGTGGTCTACGGCGTCGATTTCTCCGGGGCGAAGCTCGCCGGCCGCAACATCTGGATCGCCCGCATCGAGCCGCGCCGCCGCGGCCGGCCGGTCCTCACGGCCCTCGACCGGCTCGAAGACATAGCCGGCACCGCGAAACGGGCGCCGGCACTGGCCCATCTCGTCGATCTGGTCGCGGCGTCCGAGTCGGCGCTGTGGGGCTTCGACTGCCCGTTCGGGCTGCCAGTCGAACTGTTCCCCTCAACCGCCGAGTGGCTCCACCAGTTCGATTTCCTCCGCGAGTGGGGCGACGAGGCCTACGCCTGCGGACTCGAATGCATCCGCCGCGCCCTGCTCGTCGGCGACCGGATGCACCTCCGCCGCACCACCGACACCGACGCGAAGGCGCCGTTCGACGGCTACCACTACCGCATGATCTACCAGACCTTCTACGGGATGCGCGACGTGGTTCAGCCGCTGACCCGCGTCCCCGGCACCGCCATCCTGCCGTTCCACTACCGCAAGCTGGGCCGGGCGAAACGCGTGTTGGTGGAGTGCTGCCCGGGGAGCGTACTGAAGAAGCTCGGCCTGCCGCACCAGAACTACAAGCAGCCGGAGGGCGGCCCGCTGACGCGGAAGCGGCTCCGCACGCGGCACGCGCTGCACACCGCGCTCGACGAGTTGGTGCGGATCGACGAGCGGTTCCGCCGGGTGATGATGCGCAACCCCGGGGCTGACGCGCTGGACGCGGTGATTGCGGCAGTCGGGGCAGCGCGGGCGGTCGCAGCGGCGGACCACGCTGCGATTGCGCGGCACCCACGGTATCCGCGGGAGGGGCATTTGTACGTGTAA
- a CDS encoding RNA polymerase sigma factor codes for MTPRQLADLVAAHAPALALYARTWCLTPDDAVQDAFCKLAALRVAPADPAAWLFRATRNAAIDLGRADRRRRRREEAVARPDRWFVEAEIDGLAAAEAVAALECLPPEQREVIVARLWGGLTLEQAAGAAGCAVSTAFRRYEAGIAALRARLGVGDTA; via the coding sequence ATGACGCCCCGCCAGCTCGCCGACCTGGTCGCGGCCCACGCCCCGGCGCTGGCGCTGTACGCCCGGACGTGGTGCCTCACGCCCGACGACGCCGTGCAGGACGCGTTCTGCAAGCTCGCCGCGCTGCGCGTCGCGCCAGCCGACCCGGCCGCGTGGCTGTTCCGCGCCACGCGAAACGCCGCGATCGACCTCGGTCGAGCCGACCGTCGCCGCCGGCGCCGCGAGGAAGCGGTCGCTCGCCCGGACCGCTGGTTTGTCGAGGCCGAGATCGACGGCCTGGCTGCGGCCGAAGCCGTGGCGGCGCTGGAGTGTCTGCCGCCGGAGCAGCGAGAGGTAATCGTCGCCCGGCTGTGGGGCGGGCTGACGCTGGAGCAGGCGGCGGGCGCGGCCGGGTGCGCCGTCAGCACCGCGTTCCGCCGCTACGAAGCCGGCATCGCCGCGCTGCGGGCGCGGCTCGGCGTGGGGGACACCGCATGA
- a CDS encoding Gfo/Idh/MocA family protein has protein sequence MSRLSRRAFVRTTLATAATVTVAGTKSSGKVLGANDTIRVAVAGLNGRGGSHVDAYLGMEGVQVAYLVDPDTRTYKKHLDKIAKANKPAPQTVQDIRRALEDRNVDAVSIATPNHWHALMTIWACQAGKDVYVEKPCSHNVHEGKIAVETARRHRRIVQHGTQNRSSRAWAELAAVAKSGQLGKLLVSRGLCYKTRNSIGTKAATPPPAELDFNLWTGPAQSRPHHGNLVHYNWHWFWDFGNGDIGNQGVHQMDVARWLIPNATWPRSVLSLGGRFGYTDQGETPNSQITVMDYGETQLVFEVRGLRTDQYHGQTVGNILHFEAGVVANGRLLRPGRTEGEPLPKVEGPLPKPGSIFQNFIACVRSRRVEDQHADIAVGHVSSGLCHLANISYRLGREEAFNPRTQSVAGNTAATETLERLEAHLRGNAVQLDGAKLKVGRRLEFDAPTERFKTDAEANALLTRQYRAPFLVPDRVA, from the coding sequence ATGTCCCGCCTCAGCCGCCGTGCCTTCGTCCGCACCACCCTCGCCACCGCCGCGACCGTCACCGTCGCCGGCACCAAGTCGTCCGGCAAAGTGCTCGGGGCCAACGACACGATTCGCGTCGCCGTCGCCGGGTTGAACGGCCGCGGCGGCTCGCACGTCGACGCGTACCTCGGCATGGAGGGCGTTCAGGTCGCGTACCTCGTGGACCCCGACACCCGCACCTACAAGAAGCACCTCGACAAGATCGCGAAGGCGAACAAGCCCGCGCCGCAGACCGTGCAGGACATCCGCCGCGCCCTCGAAGACCGGAACGTGGACGCGGTCAGCATCGCCACGCCGAACCACTGGCACGCGCTGATGACGATCTGGGCGTGCCAGGCCGGCAAGGACGTGTATGTCGAGAAGCCGTGCAGCCACAACGTCCACGAGGGCAAGATCGCGGTCGAGACGGCCCGGCGGCACCGGCGGATCGTCCAGCACGGCACGCAGAACCGGAGCAGCCGGGCGTGGGCCGAACTCGCGGCGGTCGCCAAGAGCGGGCAGCTCGGCAAGCTGCTGGTGTCGCGCGGGCTGTGCTACAAGACGCGGAACTCGATCGGCACGAAGGCCGCGACGCCGCCGCCGGCCGAGCTCGACTTCAACCTGTGGACCGGCCCCGCCCAATCCCGCCCGCACCACGGCAACCTCGTGCATTACAACTGGCACTGGTTCTGGGACTTCGGCAACGGTGACATTGGCAACCAGGGAGTCCACCAGATGGACGTGGCCCGCTGGCTGATTCCGAACGCCACCTGGCCGCGGTCCGTGCTCAGCCTCGGCGGCCGGTTCGGCTACACCGACCAGGGCGAGACGCCGAACAGCCAGATCACCGTCATGGACTACGGCGAGACGCAGCTCGTGTTCGAAGTCCGCGGCCTGCGCACCGACCAGTATCACGGCCAGACGGTCGGCAACATCTTGCACTTCGAGGCCGGTGTGGTGGCGAACGGCCGACTGCTCCGCCCCGGTCGCACCGAGGGCGAGCCGCTGCCGAAGGTGGAAGGGCCGCTGCCGAAGCCGGGGAGCATCTTCCAGAACTTCATCGCGTGCGTGCGCAGCCGCCGCGTCGAGGACCAGCACGCCGACATCGCCGTCGGCCACGTCTCCAGCGGGCTGTGCCACCTGGCGAACATCAGCTACCGCCTCGGCCGCGAGGAGGCGTTCAACCCGCGGACGCAGAGTGTGGCCGGGAACACCGCCGCGACCGAGACGCTGGAGCGGCTCGAAGCGCACCTCCGCGGCAACGCCGTGCAGCTCGACGGCGCGAAGCTGAAGGTCGGCCGGCGGCTGGAGTTCGACGCCCCGACGGAGCGGTTCAAGACCGACGCCGAGGCCAACGCGCTGCTGACGCGGCAGTACCGGGCGCCGTTCCTTGTTCCCGACCGCGTGGCCTGA